From Pulveribacter suum, a single genomic window includes:
- a CDS encoding peptide chain release factor 3, with amino-acid sequence MSYAFETRRRRTFAIISHPDAGKTTLTEKLLLFSGAIQIAGAVKGRKASRHATSDWMEIEKQRGISVASSVMQMSYRDHVINLLDTPGHKDFSEDTYRVLTAVDSALMVIDAANGVETQTRRLIEVCRQRDTPIITFVNKMDREVRDPLDILDEVERELGMPCCPMTWPVGQGRQFGGIIDLRTRTMTVFSPGSEKRPEDFEIIPLAEADRLRARFGSVFDDALESMELAVGASAEWSHEQFLAAKLTPVFFGSGVNNFGVKEVLDAVVDMSPPPGPRTSTLAVNKQPVEKVVQPEDEGFAGVVFKVQANMDANHRDRIAFVRVASGKYTPGMKMRVQRTGKELRPTSVVTFMSQRREAVEEAYAGDIIGFTTHGGVQLGDTITDGPALQFTGLPFFAPEMFMTVVLKNPLRTKQLHEGLMQLGEEGAIQVFKPEAGGNMLLGAVGQLQFEVVQHRLNTEYNCDIRLEGCQYTGARWITADTPAELREFENAYPLRMARDAADTLAYLCTSPYDVRLAQERFPKIHFHPLREHAGLALQSS; translated from the coding sequence GTGTCCTACGCCTTTGAAACGCGGCGCCGCCGCACCTTTGCCATCATCTCCCACCCCGATGCGGGCAAGACCACGCTGACGGAAAAGCTGCTGCTGTTCTCCGGCGCCATCCAGATCGCCGGCGCCGTGAAAGGCCGCAAGGCCAGCCGCCACGCCACGTCCGACTGGATGGAGATCGAAAAGCAGCGCGGCATCTCGGTGGCCAGCTCGGTCATGCAGATGAGCTACCGCGACCACGTCATCAACCTGCTGGACACGCCGGGGCACAAGGATTTTTCCGAGGACACCTACCGGGTGCTCACGGCCGTCGATTCGGCCTTGATGGTCATCGACGCGGCCAACGGCGTGGAAACGCAAACGCGCCGACTGATCGAGGTTTGCCGCCAGCGCGATACGCCCATCATCACGTTCGTCAACAAGATGGACCGCGAGGTGCGCGACCCGCTGGACATCCTGGACGAGGTGGAGCGCGAGCTGGGCATGCCCTGCTGCCCCATGACCTGGCCCGTGGGCCAGGGCCGGCAATTCGGCGGCATCATCGACCTGCGCACGCGCACCATGACGGTGTTTTCACCCGGCAGCGAAAAGCGTCCGGAAGACTTCGAGATCATCCCGCTGGCCGAAGCCGACAGGCTGCGCGCGCGCTTCGGCTCGGTCTTCGACGACGCGCTGGAGAGCATGGAGCTGGCCGTGGGCGCCTCCGCCGAGTGGAGCCACGAGCAGTTCCTGGCCGCCAAGCTCACCCCCGTGTTCTTCGGCTCGGGCGTGAACAACTTTGGTGTCAAGGAAGTGCTGGACGCGGTAGTGGACATGTCGCCCCCACCCGGCCCGCGCACGAGCACGCTGGCCGTGAACAAGCAACCTGTGGAAAAGGTCGTACAGCCTGAGGACGAGGGCTTTGCCGGCGTGGTCTTCAAGGTGCAGGCCAACATGGACGCCAACCACCGCGACCGCATTGCCTTCGTGCGCGTGGCCTCGGGCAAATACACACCCGGTATGAAGATGCGCGTGCAGCGCACGGGCAAGGAGCTGCGCCCCACGTCGGTCGTCACCTTCATGAGCCAGCGCCGCGAGGCGGTGGAAGAAGCCTACGCGGGCGACATCATCGGCTTTACCACCCACGGCGGCGTGCAGCTGGGCGACACCATCACCGATGGCCCGGCCCTGCAATTCACCGGCCTGCCCTTCTTCGCGCCCGAGATGTTCATGACGGTGGTGCTGAAAAACCCACTGCGCACCAAGCAGCTGCACGAGGGCCTGATGCAGCTGGGCGAGGAAGGCGCCATCCAGGTGTTCAAGCCTGAGGCCGGTGGCAACATGCTGCTGGGCGCCGTGGGCCAGCTGCAGTTCGAGGTCGTGCAGCACCGGCTGAATACCGAATACAACTGCGACATCCGGCTGGAGGGTTGCCAATACACCGGGGCGCGCTGGATCACGGCGGACACGCCGGCCGAACTGCGCGAGTTTGAAAACGCCTATCCGCTGCGCATGGCGCGAGATGCAGCGGATACGCTGGCGTATCTGTGCACGAGCCCCTACGACGTACGGCTGGCGCAGGAGCGGTTTCCGAAGATCCATTTCCATCCGCTGCGAGAGCATGCGGGGTTGGCATTGCAGAGCAGCTGA